In the genome of Kazachstania africana CBS 2517 chromosome 6, complete genome, the window CTCTTTCTTGCTTGCCATTTGTTGTAAGCGATGGTACCGACGATGGCACAACCAGCACAAAATAGCAGACAGAAGACTAAAATAACACCAGCTGGTAACATTTCTATActagattttttttagaGTTAACAAAAAAGTTGTAAATGTTTTctgtttttgttttattttttcctttttttttttagttattcaaaacaaataaaaaagaagaaataagGGAATGTGTTGTTATTGTTTGTGAGTAAATAGAAAAcctttgtttttttttgcaaaatattattttctttaatcCACAAGAATCTATCTATATTAtgatagaagaagaaatgttcttgcaaatgaaaaaaaaattgtggTTTACTCAACTCCTTTATATATGGTTTTGTGGCAATCcgagggaaaaaaaaaatgatagtGATGAGGAACTGGAAATTTGagcgaaaaaaaaaaaaatttttttcttgccGTGAggaataaaaaaaatttgcgCTTCGGTGAAAAGTGGGAGAGTGGCACACGGAAAGTCCAGTCCAGTGGAGCGCAATGCGCGATTCATTCATCCCATCCATTCATTTCCTTGTCTGCGGTGGTGGTTTTTGCGGTAAATTGCCGCGGATTAAGAAATGTTAAGGACTAAGATAAGACAAGGGCGGGTAAACCAGCCCAGCCCAGCCCGTGAAACAGAGAGTGTTTCTCAGCGGTTCCAATACCCTGcccaaaaaaatattagtTTTGTAACGAAGGAATATATTACGTGTATTCATCATGCTATACAAGTTgtatatacatattatttcaattacTGATTTTGATTCACTGTCTTTCTGTCTTTTTCAACTCGTTCAATTTCTCCTGCATCGCTTGCAAAGTAGCTTGTTTCTTGGCAGGATCTAGTAGCGAAGCCGTGTTCTCGTTCTCTTCCACAAGATGGAATACTTCCAACATCTTCTCACGCTCCACTAGTAGCTTGTGCGCCGTCAACGTGTTCAACGTTGTATTCATGCTATTAGTCCTATTTACTCTTGTTcgtttttctcttcttctatttGTGCGTTATCATCacatctatatatatatataaagtgcggaaaaatcaaaatggCAAACCATTGGAGCGtctctcttcttccttcGTCTGGCGTCTTCCAACTTTCTCTATCCGAGTCTCGCGGAGTCccaagaaaaacaaaaatgaatttacaACAGTTTATGGGAAGATACGTTATAGTAGAAATTAACGATGACAGGTCCTTAAATGGTGAATTGAGAGCAATTGATAACAAAGGTAACCTTCTATTATCCCCCGTATCAGAAAGACTCAAATCAACTAGTTGTGTAAGACAATTATATCATCTATCCGTACCTTCAGATTGCATCAAATCtattaaaatattaaaatgaTATTCCTTTCACCATCATCACACTGCCGTGTCtaaaccaaaaaaaaaaaaaaaaaagaaaccCTTTCCTCGTCATATACAATCAAATCTCGCGATCTcgctttgaaaaatttacacAACGTTACTTAATCGTATTTAACAATAAATAGTTATAATAGTCAATCATATATACACTTACAACCAAATACTCTCTCGCAAATGGTATCCATCAATGGGAAAGTGATCCCTTGGACTCACACCATCTGTGCTTCTGCAGCTTTCCTCGCCGCCTTCATCACAGGTTATAACCTACATTTCCATAAAATTGTCACTAATGCCCATTATACATATCCTGATGAATGGTTTCCAAGTGTATCTGCTACCATAGGTGATAGATACCCTGAAAGATcgatatttcaaattctgatTGCATTAACCGCTTTACCAAGATTTCTCCTATTATTCGGCCATCTATATTTAAATCACTCTTTACCAATCTTCATCCTCGGTGTATTGAGAACCGTCTCCTGCGGTGGTTGGGTATATATCACTTCCACAGATGATCATGACACTCACGATATCTTCATGATCATTTATATCGTATTGACTTTACCTTGGGATATCATGATCACTACGTCATATCCAAGGAATAATAACAGATCAAAAAGAATACTAGTAACTTCCACCTTCTTTGGTTTATTGGTACCAATGCTATATTGCTACTATCAACACCAAGTTAAACATATTGCAGGCGCCTACTCAATTTATGcatattttgaatggtCTCTTATCTTTTTAGATATAGcatttgattcattagCCAGCTACGAATTTAATCaatttaatattgatatcaATTTACATACTTCACCATCAACAACTAAGATTGATGTGAAACCAACAAAACCagtaaacaaaaaaaattgcattgATTATGATTCTTTCCTATATCTAATTACAAATActttcaattcattcatTCTATGGTCAAATATCACCGCTTTAACCTGTAGCATATGGCATTTCCCACTATGGTACATGGGTATCTCCGGTTATGAAACTGCAATCTTCGGTTATTTGGGACCAATCTTCTTATACTTACCTCTAATGTCCATCTTTGTCTTCTACTGTGGTACCTTTGTCGGTAATTTAATCGCCGTAGGTGCTTACGCAATTGAAACTCCAGAAAATAGGTTAATCGTTTGCGCAATTGGTACTGCTATATCTGTTGCTAATTTTGCTCAAAATCTAAAATCTATTAAATTACAAACTACAAATAATGCATTCGCTACTTCTTGGGTATTAGGTCTAGTAATTTCCGTCGTTGTAAAAATGGgattttattcaaataatccAATTTGGccaatttttaatgaaaataataaaggCTATAATAAAGAATCTTTAATTTTCGTTGCTATATTCGGTTTGTTATCACCTTTCACAAATTCtattcatttaaatcaacATTCGATTAAATCACAACAGCCATCATCAAAACCACGCTTTATTTCCAAGCTATTCATCTCTATTGGATTCGGTGCATTCTTATTCGCCACTCACCAATTATTATCAGATTCTTCTACTATCATTTACTGGGCCTGGGAAGGTTATAACGAAAATGGTTACGGTCCATTACAATGGCCATGGAGTTCCTTAACTTGTTTAATCATGTTATTATCCGCTTTCCTATGCACCAGATTTACAAATAAACCAATTCTTCCAGCGATTTTCTTAATCTTATCCACTGGTGTCCTAgcaaataaagaaattaaagaatgGCCAAAATTTATTCTAGGTGGTTTACCATACGTGGCATCCATGATCTCTTTAGTACCAACCCTTTTCTTAGGTTTAGCAGAAACTCAAAGTATTTGGGTCTTTGCCTTTGCCTTTACCGTCtacatcattttcattttggcTCATGTTTGGACTGTTGCATACGCTTTTGTTCCACTAGGTTGGTTACTGAGAGAAAGAATCGAACTCATTCTCGTGGCTTCCACAGTATTAATTCTCTTGGGTACATTTGTAAGTaagaaaataacaaatACCGTTGTCGCCACTGTTAAACTTTCATCGAAATTTAGAAAGATTACAGCGTTTTTCACTGTTTTAATATTTGCCATGATTGCAGCCTTCACATATAAGGTTAGGCCTACTGGAGTTCCACAACCATACCACCCAGAATCGGACTTACTTACCGCAGGTATTTGGACTATCCATTTCGGTTTAGATAATGATATGTGGGCTTCTGAAGATCGTATAAGCAGTTTAATCAAAGATATGGAATTAGACGTTGTGGGACTTCTGGAATCGGACACTCAGCATATTACAATGGGTAATAGAGATCTAACGAATAAACTAGCACACGACCTTAACATGTATGCTGATTTTGGTCCAGGCCCAAACAAGAACACTTGGGGTTGCGCACTTCTATCAAAATTCCCAATCGTCAATTCTACGCACTATTTAACACCATCTCCAGTTGGTGAAATTGCTCCTGTAATTCATGCCACTCTTTTAACTTATAACGATACTTTGGTCGATGTCTTTGTCTTCCATAGTGgtcaagaagaagatgtaGAAGATAGAAGATTACAATCTCAGACCGTTGCTAAATTAATGGGTAGTACAGATCGTCCAACTATCTTATTAAGTTACTTAGTAACTGACCCATTGAAGGGTAATTACAATACATATGTCAGTGAAGAATCTGGTATGCATGATATTGATCCGACTGATGATGACAGGTGGTGTGAGTACATCTTATATAAGAATATCAGAAGAACTGGTTATGCAAGAGTCGCAAGAGGGACAATCACCGATACCGAATTGCAAGTTGGCAAGTTCCAAGTCCTACAAGatgaacaaattgaaaagtatgGATCTTCGTTATACACTCACGAACACGTCGACGATCCTGAAgttgaagatttgaagTTCCCTGACAAATTCAAAGGAGATGGTGAAAGAGGACATTTTTATCACGTCTTTGACAAACCCCgttattattcattatgACTTCCCGGATAAAGCCCTGTAATGTCCTATGTAAGTACtatcatcaattatttCTAATCATGATTTATgtctttatcaaaatatagTTGAACTAATACTTTAAGTATGCAAGGAATGCCCTAACTGTAAATGTAACTGCTGTGTTTAAACTGTCGTGATGAATGATCTGctgttgttttttttgcccACATAGAAGGAGTATAAATggtgataaatttttcaagatgaATCTTCTTTGTGAAATGGTTCTCACCGAAAGAACACTATTCTTTTAATGCGGAATTGTGCTGTATTAATACTACTACAGTCATCTAGTAGTATTCTTGACACTGGAATGGCGTTGTATATTACGTACGATTCTTTCCATATAATTTTTGCagagaataaaaatattcacCGTTTGAGCCAGCTCCTAACATTTACTATTGGGGTACTGGTATAGAAGAGTGCGAACATTTCTCGAGTAGTTTATTTATAAAGTGTATCTTTTGGGTTTTATGAGAACCAAATCTGACTGTTGGTGATCATCAGCTGTCGCGTCAATCTCACATTTTGgtaattattgttcatgAGTCAATTTCAGCCGCCTCTCTTACTTGTTAGATATGCAGGCTAATTGTATATCTACGTGCCTTACTCTCAGTCATCAAATAAGTACCAACCGCCACATCACGGTAAATGATTAATGGAAAATACACTCATTAGCGAGAGTTGAGAATCGTGTAAAAAATAGCATCGACACTGTTCCTTTGAAGTCATCGCTTTCAGTTGGATAAAAAAGATGTGTAAATTTCCcttaaaatatatataaaaagcTTCCAAAAGATTAAAAGCAAGGAAATGGTAGATGCCATTAGCTGTAACTTGGCTGATGTTATTTGAAGGGctgaaatttttcctcTTGCCAAATGCTACTATTGCATCCTTAGGTTTTTTGAGTAAAGTAATAGAGAACAAAGGCGGTGAAATAGTATCTCATGTCGACGCTTTAGAGGGTTCAACCATCTTTATTATCAGCGACTCATTTATAGATAGCTCAACTCGTAAGCTAACACAGTTGgacttctttcaaaaggAATTGGAGGTCGATTTCGATAAGCTACGTGATATTATTGACGAAAATAACATTAAATGCATCAGTAGTGGATTTATTACAGGCTGCATTAAAGCAAACAAGTTTCAAATTAACGATTCCgatttaattgaaatttcCACGGACTTTgtttcttcctcttcagaATCAGCTGGGTCTATCGAAAAGAATATAAGTGCTAATGAAAGCCAGGAAGAGACTGACATTGAAGGCAGTAGTGATATTATCGCCatgccaaaaaaaaaggtgaAGCTTAATGGGTCTGAAATGAAGGTAGATAATTTAGACGCCTCAGAGCCTGTGAGTAATAACGATACGCCAGGTATGCACGTCACAGATCTAATAGCATCGCCAAGCAGAGCCAAAAACGCCCTTTTGCTTGATGCAATGAGTCGTCTCTACCAGAAATATGAAACGAAGGGAGATAAATTTCGTGCAAAAAGTTACAAATTTGCTAAAACGTCAATTGAACAGTGCCCCTTCGTTATTGAATCAGGAAAACAAGCACAGGAGGAGCTACAAACTATAGGACCTAGtattgcaaaaaaaatccaaacAATTTTAGATTTTGGGACTTTGCCTGGGCTAACTGACACTTCAGAACTTGAAACAAAGGTggattatttcaaaacatGCCACGGTGTGGGACCCCATAGGGCTAAAAGATGGCATTTGCTACGTTATGAAAGTTTTAGTGATGTTTTAAGAAAGGCTCCTGAAGAAATGTCCAATGACTGGCCCATCCTATTTGGCTGGTCATACTTCGAGGAATGGTCTAAGAGAATTACTCGAAAAGAGTGTAACGTACACCTTGAAATAATTAAGGAAGAACTTGAAAGGGTAGACCCTTCAGTGGAAGTCGAAATTCAAGGAAGCTATATTCGTGGTGCCTCGACATGTGGTGACATtgatttgttatttttcaagCCAAATTGTGACGATATGAATGAAATCGCAACAATCTTTGAATCATTGGCATGTAACCTATTTAGAAAAGGTTTTATACAATGCTGTTTGCAGTTGACACCCGCTTTGTatgaattacaaaaatataaaattaaagagaGATTTGAGAAGGCAGGCTTAAAATTCTTAGAGAAGGGTAATTTTGCATCTTCCAAATATATTAAgactttttattttggaGTGAAAATTCCCATTTCTAGGTATATTTGTGAAACGGTAGAAAATGACACTCCTTTAAGTTTACTTCCAGATGATAAATTCATGGCTATAAACTCTGGTAAAGGAGAAAATCCATGTAGAAGActcgattttttttcttgcaaaTGGTCTGAACTAGGTGCTGCTAGAATACAATGGACCGGACCTACCGATTTCAATAGGTGGATTAGAGTATACGCCGCCCAGAAGGGATTTAGACTGACACAGCATGGACTTTCCAAAGACGGCAAGTTAATTGAGAgttttgatgaaaagagaatattCGAGCTTTTAGATCTTGAATATACACCCCGTCATCTGAGGGCGCAAGGCCTTTGGAAGAAAGGTGTAAAAGAACGTACATAAATTGTTACAATAAAAGACTAAAGTAAAACTTTCATTAAAACGTAAtgtaaaaataaaatgctatataatataaaactaaaagaataaaattaaaCCTCTATAAAGTTAgcaatttattttctgtcAGATAAGAAAGCAACACCTGGTAATTCCTTACcttctaataattctaAGGAAGCACCACCACCAGTAGAAACGTGGGAGATCTTTTCGACGACACCGTATTTCTTGGCAACAGTAGCAGTGTCACCACCACCAATGATAGCAGTGTTACCAGCTTCAGAAGACTTGACGACTTCGTCTAACATAGCCTTGGTACCTTCGGCGAACTTTTCGAATTCGAAAACACCTGGTGGACCGTTCCAGACGATGGTCTTAGCCTTGGCGACTGTGGCAGCGAACAATTTTCTAGATTCTGGACCACAGTCTAAACCTTGCCAGCCAGCTGGGATACCTTCCTTGTCAGTGACAATCTTGGTGTTAGCTTCTGGGGAGAAAGCGTCAGCAATGACGAAGTCAACTGGTAAGACGATTTCGACGTTGTTCTTCTTAGCCTTTTCAACTAATTTTGGAACAATTTCAGCACCAGCCTTGTCGAATAAAGAGTCACCGATTTCAGCGTTTTCCAAGACCTTCTTGAAGGTGAAAGACATACCACCACCAATGATGATAGAGTCAACCTTGTCTAATAAGTTatcaattaattgaatCTTATCAGCGACCTTAGCACCACCTAAGATGGCTAAGAATGGTCTGGTTGGGTTTTCTAAAGCCTTACCGAAGTATTCTAATTCCTTTTGCATTAAGAAACCAGCAGCTCTTTCTGGTAAGTCGAAACCGACCATAGAAGAGTGGGCTCTGTGAGCGGTACCGAAAGCATCGTTGATGTAGACATCAGCTAAGGAAGATAATTGTTGTCTGAACTTGGCAACTTCTTCAGCGGAAGCCTTAACCTTTTGACCGTCAACCTTTCTGgaaccttcttcttcgatgTGGTATCTTAAGTTTTCTAATAAGATAACGGAACCTGGAGCAGCAGCCTTGGTAGCAgcttcaacttcttcacCGACACAGTCGTTTAAGAAAGTAACTGGCTTACCTAATAAAGCTTCTAATTCCTTGGCAACTGGAGCTAAAGAGTATTTGTCGTTTCTTTCACCGTTTGGTCTACCTAAGTGGGAAGCTAAAGCAATGTATTTTGGGTTTTGTTCTAAAGCATATTTGATAGTTGGTAAAGCAGCAACAATTCTTTGGTTAGAGGTAATGGTCTTACCGTCTAATGGAACGTTGAAATCAACTCTGATGAAGACACGCTTGTCTTTTAAGTCTAGGTCCTTAACGGATAATTTGGAAGATAGAGACATTTTTGGATGctttttattatttcaagTCTAAGAATCCAAGAAACGAAGAAAGAACTGAATTTAAGAACTGTACTAAATgcaattgataattttctatatatatgaagATCCACAATTCCAATTGAGAcaggaaaatttttcaaccaACAACAATTTCTACAATATTCCTCgactttcttcaatgatgCCATTAACAACACAACATACATTAACGAGCGGAAAAAAAGCTGCTGGCAAGATCAGAGATGAGGTTAAAGACATACATACATATCGATGAGTTGTCACTTTTGCAGCAATAGCGCACTATACGGTTAATAGCGCGATTCAATGGTGGGAAAAAACAAGAAGCTGGCATGGCTGGCGATTTGaagggaaaaaaaaaataaaaacagGCATCCCGCGTGTATGGGTCTAATGTTTAAAAGTCATGTGATCTTGATTAGCACGTGATTTCCTGCTAATCCGGGTAAAAACTCCGTGTGTCAGTCAAGTAATTGCTATACCACTTTAGAAATGGGTAAGAATAACCGGAATATTCAGGATTAATTCTAATAATCAAAGGATAGTTTATCAAGATTAATACAGAATATAAAAGAACTGTCACTAGAAATATATGACCTATTTGTGCAATATATAGGAGAGTTCAATTGCTTTTTATCACCAgatcaatatcatttttacGTATCAAAAGCTAACAAATGAATGGCAAATTGGCCCTTCGAAaactaataatattatttacatGTTGCCTTATAAGTGTCATAGCGCTAGACACCCCGCTAGAAAGGTTGAAATTGCAATTAAATGCCAGACAGTTTCCCTTTTCTGGGAATGAAGTGGTGGTTGAAACACCACTAATTCCAGATAGGAATAGAGATTACAAGGACCTCGACAAATGCCCTCCGTGTTTCAATTGCATGTTGCCTATGTTTGAATGTAAGCAGTTTTCCACATGTAATGAATATAATGGTCGCTGTGACTGTATCGATGGGTTTGCAGGAGATGACTGCGCTCAACCCCTGTGTGGTGCTTTATCAGATGGTAACGGCAATAGACCAATACGTGAAAATACTACAAACACATGTGATTGTTCTGATGGTTGGAGCGGTATCAACTGTAACATATGTGAAGAAGACTATGTATGTGATTCCTTTATGCCAGATAAATCCTTAAAAGGTACCTGCTACAAGAATGGCATGATTGTTAATAAATTGCACCAAGCTTGTAATGTGACAAATACCAAGATtatacaaattttgaagggTAAACCCCCACAAGTTACCTTTTCATGTGATAAGAAGGACGCTACTTgtaattttcaattctggATTGAACAAGTTGAAAGCTTCTACTGTGGCTTTGATAATTGTTCGTTCGATTATGATTTACAACAAAATACATCACATTATTCATGTAAAGATGTCCAATGTAAATGTATATCAGGTACTACATTATGTGGAGCCAAAGGATCCATTGATATAGGCGAGTTTTTAACTGAAACAATAGAGGGGCCAGGTGATTTCACCTGCGATCTAGACTCAAAAGACTGTAAGTTCAGTGAACCTTCCATGAATGATTTAATTCTTACTGTTTTCGGTGATCCGTATATAACATTAAGTTGTCAGTCTGGTGAGTGCTTGCACTACAGTGAAATTCCCGGATATAAAGCGCCATCAAAAGAAGCAAACATGACTATACGCGGAAAGATAATATTAACTTTAACTTCCGTTTCTGTACTAGCATTGGTTACTTTTgctatattttatatttcaaattcacctcttttcaaaaacgGTTCTATTCTACTTCATGGGGCTGATACAAATTTGGCCTCGAATATTGATGAACCAGATAATTTCCTAAAAAGTGACGTTCTGAGTACGTTATCATTTGAGAATATCTCCTACAGGGTACCATCATTGCATGATTCGAACAACCATGAAaatgttttgaaaaacgTCAGCGGTATTGTAAAACCAGGCCAGATGTTGGCTATTATGGGTGGTTCCGGAGCAGGTAAGACAACTTTGC includes:
- the PMP1 gene encoding proteolipid ATPase (similar to Saccharomyces cerevisiae PMP1 (YCR024C-A) and PMP2 (YEL017C-A); ancestral locus Anc_1.446); its protein translation is MLPAGVILVFCLLFCAGCAIVGTIAYNKWQARKRSLQRF
- the MAK31 gene encoding Mak31p (similar to Saccharomyces cerevisiae MAK31 (YCR020C-A); ancestral locus Anc_1.438); translated protein: MANHWSVSLLPSSGVFQLSLSESRGVPRKTKMNLQQFMGRYVIVEINDDRSLNGELRAIDNKGNLLLSPVSERLKSTSCVRQLYHLSVPSDCIKSIKILK
- the POL4 gene encoding DNA-directed DNA polymerase IV (similar to Saccharomyces cerevisiae POL4 (YCR014C); ancestral locus Anc_1.429), encoding MPLAVTWLMLFEGLKFFLLPNATIASLGFLSKVIENKGGEIVSHVDALEGSTIFIISDSFIDSSTRKLTQLDFFQKELEVDFDKLRDIIDENNIKCISSGFITGCIKANKFQINDSDLIEISTDFVSSSSESAGSIEKNISANESQEETDIEGSSDIIAMPKKKVKLNGSEMKVDNLDASEPVSNNDTPGMHVTDLIASPSRAKNALLLDAMSRLYQKYETKGDKFRAKSYKFAKTSIEQCPFVIESGKQAQEELQTIGPSIAKKIQTILDFGTLPGLTDTSELETKVDYFKTCHGVGPHRAKRWHLLRYESFSDVLRKAPEEMSNDWPILFGWSYFEEWSKRITRKECNVHLEIIKEELERVDPSVEVEIQGSYIRGASTCGDIDLLFFKPNCDDMNEIATIFESLACNLFRKGFIQCCLQLTPALYELQKYKIKERFEKAGLKFLEKGNFASSKYIKTFYFGVKIPISRYICETVENDTPLSLLPDDKFMAINSGKGENPCRRLDFFSCKWSELGAARIQWTGPTDFNRWIRVYAAQKGFRLTQHGLSKDGKLIESFDEKRIFELLDLEYTPRHLRAQGLWKKGVKERT
- the HTL1 gene encoding Htl1p (similar to Saccharomyces cerevisiae HTL1 (YCR020W-B); ancestral locus Anc_1.437), which encodes MNTTLNTLTAHKLLVEREKMLEVFHLVEENENTASLLDPAKKQATLQAMQEKLNELKKTERQ
- the PGK1 gene encoding phosphoglycerate kinase (similar to Saccharomyces cerevisiae PGK1 (YCR012W); ancestral locus Anc_1.428), with product MSLSSKLSVKDLDLKDKRVFIRVDFNVPLDGKTITSNQRIVAALPTIKYALEQNPKYIALASHLGRPNGERNDKYSLAPVAKELEALLGKPVTFLNDCVGEEVEAATKAAAPGSVILLENLRYHIEEEGSRKVDGQKVKASAEEVAKFRQQLSSLADVYINDAFGTAHRAHSSMVGFDLPERAAGFLMQKELEYFGKALENPTRPFLAILGGAKVADKIQLIDNLLDKVDSIIIGGGMSFTFKKVLENAEIGDSLFDKAGAEIVPKLVEKAKKNNVEIVLPVDFVIADAFSPEANTKIVTDKEGIPAGWQGLDCGPESRKLFAATVAKAKTIVWNGPPGVFEFEKFAEGTKAMLDEVVKSSEAGNTAIIGGGDTATVAKKYGVVEKISHVSTGGGASLELLEGKELPGVAFLSDRK
- the CWH43 gene encoding Cwh43p (similar to Saccharomyces cerevisiae CWH43 (YCR017C); ancestral locus Anc_1.434), encoding MVSINGKVIPWTHTICASAAFLAAFITGYNLHFHKIVTNAHYTYPDEWFPSVSATIGDRYPERSIFQILIALTALPRFLLLFGHLYLNHSLPIFILGVLRTVSCGGWVYITSTDDHDTHDIFMIIYIVLTLPWDIMITTSYPRNNNRSKRILVTSTFFGLLVPMLYCYYQHQVKHIAGAYSIYAYFEWSLIFLDIAFDSLASYEFNQFNIDINLHTSPSTTKIDVKPTKPVNKKNCIDYDSFLYLITNTFNSFILWSNITALTCSIWHFPLWYMGISGYETAIFGYLGPIFLYLPLMSIFVFYCGTFVGNLIAVGAYAIETPENRLIVCAIGTAISVANFAQNLKSIKLQTTNNAFATSWVLGLVISVVVKMGFYSNNPIWPIFNENNKGYNKESLIFVAIFGLLSPFTNSIHLNQHSIKSQQPSSKPRFISKLFISIGFGAFLFATHQLLSDSSTIIYWAWEGYNENGYGPLQWPWSSLTCLIMLLSAFLCTRFTNKPILPAIFLILSTGVLANKEIKEWPKFILGGLPYVASMISLVPTLFLGLAETQSIWVFAFAFTVYIIFILAHVWTVAYAFVPLGWLLRERIELILVASTVLILLGTFVSKKITNTVVATVKLSSKFRKITAFFTVLIFAMIAAFTYKVRPTGVPQPYHPESDLLTAGIWTIHFGLDNDMWASEDRISSLIKDMELDVVGLLESDTQHITMGNRDLTNKLAHDLNMYADFGPGPNKNTWGCALLSKFPIVNSTHYLTPSPVGEIAPVIHATLLTYNDTLVDVFVFHSGQEEDVEDRRLQSQTVAKLMGSTDRPTILLSYLVTDPLKGNYNTYVSEESGMHDIDPTDDDRWCEYILYKNIRRTGYARVARGTITDTELQVGKFQVLQDEQIEKYGSSLYTHEHVDDPEVEDLKFPDKFKGDGERGHFYHVFDKPRYYSL